The sequence below is a genomic window from Nicotiana tomentosiformis chromosome 6, ASM39032v3, whole genome shotgun sequence.
ATGTactgttctatttatactaatgTGAAAATGAGGGTTTATGGAGGcgagtgcggctgcacaatttcaagtgcggtccgcactctgtaaCCGCGGCAACAATGAAGCACGTAGTtttacggtccgcactttttcaagTGCGACCGCACTTCTGACACTTTAGTTCAACCACTTCTTTGATAGTGtgcttatgcgaccgcataattcgtGATGGTCCTCAATTTTTCTCCACACTGTTGGGAGTAAAGTTCAGAGGACATTCACTTTAGCACATTAGACGATCTTTGATATACGGTCCACAGATGCGACGCACAAAATCTTCTGCGGTCAGTAGCCCATCTTCTACAGCCGCACTAAGAAAGGCGCGACCCGCATTTTTCCCATGTATGACACAACTTCATCTATTGTTTCATATCAAACACTAATCCTTGCAGTACATTTCAAATTTAGTAAAAACATAAAACAACATCTAACTAAAAGAAAAAACTTGGGTTTCCTCCCAAAAAGCGCTTtctttaacgtcgtggcacgacgcaatATCATATCATTCTCAAGTGAAGTAAAGAACCACCACCACGTGGCTCTCACCAACTTTtaccaaataatgcttcacccagtGACCATTAATTCGAATTGTTTCATTgttcttgttcttcaagtccaaggcaccaaaaggtgtcacaccaacaatttcTAATGGACCACTACACTTTGACTTGAGCTTCTCGGGAAACattctcaaccttgagttgaacaacaacACTAAATCACGGGCCTTGAAGTCCTTGTTCCAAATgtacttgtcatgaagatatttcatcttttctttgcacAAGGACGAACTTTCATATGCAtgataccggaactcatccaattcattagTGTGTGAAACTCtaaagttagcggctacatcccaataaAGATGCAATTTCTTCAAGGCCCACATttccttgtgctctagttccaccggaagatgtcAAGTTTTTTCGAACACCAAGCGATATGGGGACATTCCATTAGGTGTTTCGTAAGTCATCCTATATGCCCATATAGCATCATTAAGCTTCTTGAACCAATCTGTCCGATTTGCATTCACCGtcttggacaaaatactctttatctcccggttggagacttcctcTTGCCAATTAAaatgtcgaaagccttgttgcaaaaatgtgaccctcTATTACTTATGATTGCTCATGGAGTACCAAATCATTTAAAAATATTCCTCTTCAAGAAATGAACCATATTTCAAGCCTCAATATTCGGTaaggcaatggcctcaacccatttagacacataatccaccgcgaca
It includes:
- the LOC138893857 gene encoding uncharacterized protein; this translates as MWALKKLHLYWDVAANFRVSHTNELDEFRYHAYESSSLCKEKMKYLHDKYIWNKDFKARDLVLLFNSRLRMFPEKLKSKCSGPLEIVGVTPFGALDLKNKNNETIRINGHWVKHYLVKVGESHVVVVLYFT